The following proteins are co-located in the Deinococcus metallilatus genome:
- a CDS encoding restriction endonuclease: MKGPEFVRYVPAVLDALRELGGSGTPAEVRKRIATALALPNAKLEETMSSGGSRFDNQVAWARFYLAKAGMIDSSKRGIWTLTSKGIHTEFSRTEALELFKHIHSQISEPTEPTPRDSRSGAEPVSDNDIFNSAGHREKLMQIIRNISPGGFERLCQRLLREAGFENVTVTGKSGDGGIDGYGLLRVNPFVTFNVMFQCKRYTGKVSASQVRDFRGAFVGRADKGLMLTTGLFTSDAQKEAARDGVTLIELVDGNKLIDLFEQLELGLKPVRSFEVDTDFFRAFESA; encoded by the coding sequence GTGAAGGGGCCAGAGTTTGTCAGATACGTTCCAGCCGTCCTGGATGCCTTGCGAGAACTTGGCGGTTCAGGCACACCCGCTGAAGTCCGCAAACGAATAGCAACCGCTCTGGCTCTGCCGAACGCGAAACTCGAAGAAACCATGTCTAGTGGCGGCTCACGCTTTGACAACCAAGTTGCTTGGGCGAGATTTTACCTAGCAAAAGCAGGAATGATCGACTCTTCGAAGCGAGGGATTTGGACCCTTACATCAAAAGGCATACATACAGAGTTTTCTCGTACAGAAGCCTTGGAACTTTTCAAACACATACATTCCCAAATATCTGAGCCTACCGAGCCAACTCCCCGTGATTCCCGATCGGGTGCCGAACCCGTTAGCGATAACGATATTTTCAACTCGGCAGGCCATAGAGAGAAGTTGATGCAAATCATCCGCAATATTTCGCCCGGAGGATTTGAAAGACTCTGCCAGCGCCTTCTCCGGGAAGCGGGCTTTGAGAATGTGACCGTCACAGGCAAGAGCGGAGATGGTGGGATTGACGGCTATGGCCTACTCCGCGTCAATCCATTTGTGACCTTCAACGTAATGTTTCAGTGCAAACGCTACACAGGAAAAGTGAGCGCGTCGCAAGTGAGGGATTTTCGCGGCGCATTCGTGGGACGCGCCGACAAAGGCCTGATGCTTACCACGGGGCTATTTACCTCAGATGCGCAAAAGGAGGCCGCACGGGATGGTGTCACCCTCATTGAGCTGGTTGACGGCAATAAACTCATCGACCTATTTGAGCAACTCGAATTAGGGCTTAAACCCGTGCGTTCATTTGAGGTAGACACTGATTTCTTTAGAGCGTTCGAGTCGGCTTAG
- the hemA gene encoding glutamyl-tRNA reductase yields the protein MTLACPTARAFLAQPQVPPPAPLDFAVVGLNHQTAPVEVRERAAVRAGDEGAILDHLSRHAREVMLLATCNRTEVYLAGIEGDAISAFEGAWGHALDGHLYVHRGEAAVMHLYRVAAGLDSLVIGETQIQGQVKRAWQAARARGLSGTLLNKVAQGALAAGKRVRSETGLSDKVVSVSSAAVELAQTALGDLTRRTALILGAGETAELTLTHLRAAGVQDVIVVNRTEARARQLADKLGGRVCAAEYLHEALPEADVVIASSAAPHYVLHGEGVRAALAGRPERPMFLIDISVPRILDPDIGTVPGAHLYNLDDLTAIVSRNLQSRRAALPHAGAIIREAASDLSRWHLTREAQLGRRELALASD from the coding sequence ATGACCCTGGCCTGCCCGACCGCCCGCGCCTTTCTCGCGCAGCCGCAGGTGCCGCCGCCCGCGCCGCTGGACTTCGCGGTGGTCGGCCTGAACCACCAGACCGCCCCGGTCGAGGTGCGCGAGCGGGCCGCCGTGCGGGCCGGGGACGAGGGAGCGATTCTCGACCACCTGTCCCGCCACGCCCGCGAGGTGATGCTGCTCGCCACCTGCAACCGCACCGAGGTGTATCTGGCGGGGATCGAGGGTGACGCCATCAGCGCCTTCGAGGGGGCCTGGGGCCACGCCCTCGACGGGCACCTGTACGTCCACCGGGGCGAGGCCGCCGTCATGCACCTCTACCGGGTGGCGGCGGGCCTGGACAGCCTGGTAATCGGGGAGACGCAGATTCAGGGGCAGGTCAAGCGGGCCTGGCAGGCGGCGCGCGCCCGCGGCCTCTCCGGCACGCTGCTGAACAAGGTCGCGCAGGGGGCGCTGGCGGCCGGAAAGCGCGTCCGCAGCGAAACCGGCCTCAGCGACAAGGTGGTCAGCGTGTCGAGCGCCGCCGTCGAACTCGCGCAGACCGCACTGGGCGACCTCACCCGGCGGACCGCCCTGATCCTGGGCGCGGGCGAGACGGCCGAACTCACCCTCACGCACCTGCGGGCGGCGGGCGTGCAGGACGTGATCGTGGTGAACCGCACCGAGGCGCGCGCCCGGCAACTTGCCGACAAGCTGGGGGGCCGCGTCTGCGCCGCCGAGTATCTCCACGAGGCGCTGCCCGAGGCCGACGTGGTGATCGCCTCCAGCGCCGCCCCGCATTACGTCCTGCACGGTGAGGGGGTGCGCGCCGCACTCGCGGGCCGCCCCGAGCGCCCGATGTTCCTGATCGACATCAGTGTGCCGCGCATCCTCGACCCCGACATCGGGACGGTGCCCGGCGCGCACCTCTACAACCTCGACGACCTCACCGCCATCGTCAGCCGCAACCTGCAAAGCCGCCGCGCCGCCCTCCCCCACGCGGGGGCGATCATCCGCGAGGCCGCCTCCGACCTCTCCCGCTGGCACCTCACCCGCGAGGCGCAACTGGGACGGCGGGAGCTGGCGCTGGCGAGCGACTGA
- the dnaE gene encoding DNA polymerase III subunit alpha — translation MTAADATQPHIHLPDGSCCGPRKFAHLHQHTQYSLLDGAAKLKDLLKWVKEVTPTDPACAMTDHGNMHGAVHFYNYATGMGVKPILGYEAYVVPGHGTRRDKKPGVSGEKGIFHLTLLARDFEGYQNLCRLSSRGYTEGYYYKPRIDHELLQEHHKGVIAFSGCLGSEVQQLLLQGREDEAKERLLWYRDLFGENYFIEIQDHGLPEQKKNNPILRAWAQELGIGMVATNDGHYVKKTDATAHETLLAIQTKATLADENRFKFPCDEFYVKGLGEMQAALPVSEWGEEPFDNTAMIAQMCNVDLPVGKKRVYQMPALPIPEGRTMAEELRVQTYRGTVKRYPAHATEGVLRDYAVRSLEALGVEDKAKVLARVNGCDATTCDLETLFTLLAFMGSEWEARGKAAGEKYTPYPALEGMEAEAEVGQLPAYAHEDCRRARQKDSDTSIELDPAEDDEETTRAHHRHALVILRRAEYELSVINNMGFPDYFLIVADYINWAKDQNISVGPGRGSGAGSLVAYAIRITNLDPLEFELLFERFLNPDRISMPDFDIDFNDARRGEVIQYVQHKYGDDKVAQIATFGTMASKACLKDVARVMGLEYAKVDKVSKLIPIKFGKSYSLEQARESVPDIQQMLEEDAQLKEAYEFAQKLEGLTRHASVHAAGVVIGKTQLTDLVPVMRDSGGEGMVCQYDMKAVEDIGLIKMDFLGLRTLSFLDEARRIMRESRGIEIDFDTIPFDDEKTFELLSRGDTKGVFQLEGAGIADASRRLKPRRLADIIALSALYRPGPMENIPTYVRRHHGVEEVDYVKDGFPTSAQWLEKILAETYGIPVYQEQIMQIASEVAGYSLGGADLLRRAMGKKDAEEMKRQRQLFVEGAEKNGVPKEEGNRLFDLLDAFANYGFNKSHSAAYGVITYQTAWLKANYPVEFMAALLTVERRDSDKVAEYVSDARKMDVRVLPPDINRSAPDFAVQGEEILFGLYAIKGLGEGAVQRILEEREKSGPFKSLADFCSRLGNKVCNRKAMESLIKSGAFDRFGERCQLMESLEEAMAWAQGAAAMANSGMDALFGMAETAPEPKLRAGVEPYTDLQRLAIEKEALGLYISGHPLEQHEGLREAASCRISDLDAWFQTQNVAPGKRVKAVLAGMIESVVKKPTKSGGMMARFILADESGQTELVAFSRAYDRIHEKLVNDTPALVIVELESEDGGLRAIAEEVVSVEQLGEVPKVMYVTIDLETATPDAVGEFQSVLDEHAGSMPTYLRLETPEQFVVYQLDHNMGSADAIRVLNATFPWADAYLAYDQGTILSRFAPKPPAWMNKGRGMQA, via the coding sequence ATGACCGCCGCCGACGCGACCCAGCCCCACATCCATTTGCCGGACGGCTCCTGCTGCGGCCCCAGGAAGTTTGCCCACCTCCACCAGCACACCCAGTACAGCCTGCTCGACGGCGCGGCCAAGCTCAAGGACCTGTTGAAATGGGTTAAGGAGGTCACGCCCACCGACCCCGCCTGCGCGATGACCGATCACGGCAACATGCACGGCGCGGTGCATTTCTACAACTACGCGACGGGCATGGGCGTCAAGCCAATTCTGGGCTACGAGGCCTACGTGGTGCCCGGCCACGGCACCCGGCGCGACAAGAAACCCGGCGTGAGCGGCGAGAAGGGTATCTTTCACCTGACGCTGCTCGCCCGCGATTTCGAGGGCTACCAGAACCTCTGCCGCCTGAGTTCGCGCGGTTACACCGAGGGGTACTACTACAAGCCCCGCATCGACCACGAGTTGTTGCAGGAACACCACAAAGGCGTGATTGCCTTCTCCGGTTGCCTGGGGTCGGAGGTGCAGCAGCTTCTCCTCCAGGGGCGCGAGGACGAGGCGAAGGAGCGGCTGCTGTGGTACCGCGACCTCTTCGGGGAGAACTACTTCATCGAGATTCAGGACCACGGCCTGCCCGAGCAGAAGAAGAACAATCCCATCCTGAGGGCCTGGGCGCAGGAACTCGGGATTGGTATGGTCGCCACGAACGACGGCCACTACGTCAAGAAGACCGACGCCACCGCGCACGAGACGCTGCTCGCCATCCAGACGAAGGCCACCCTCGCGGACGAGAACCGCTTCAAGTTCCCCTGCGACGAGTTCTACGTGAAGGGCCTCGGCGAGATGCAGGCGGCCCTGCCCGTCAGCGAGTGGGGCGAGGAGCCGTTCGACAACACGGCGATGATCGCGCAGATGTGCAACGTGGACCTGCCGGTGGGCAAGAAGCGCGTCTACCAGATGCCTGCCCTCCCCATCCCTGAAGGCCGCACGATGGCCGAGGAATTGCGGGTGCAGACGTACCGGGGCACCGTGAAACGCTACCCGGCGCACGCGACCGAAGGAGTGCTGCGCGACTACGCCGTGCGTTCGCTGGAGGCGCTGGGCGTGGAGGACAAGGCCAAAGTTCTCGCCCGTGTAAACGGCTGCGACGCAACGACCTGCGACCTCGAAACGCTCTTTACCCTCCTGGCCTTCATGGGCAGCGAGTGGGAGGCGCGCGGCAAGGCGGCGGGGGAGAAGTACACGCCCTACCCGGCGCTGGAAGGGATGGAGGCGGAGGCCGAGGTAGGCCAGCTTCCCGCCTATGCCCACGAGGACTGCCGCAGGGCCAGGCAGAAGGACAGCGACACCAGCATCGAACTCGACCCGGCGGAGGACGACGAGGAAACGACCCGCGCCCACCACCGCCACGCCCTCGTGATCCTGCGCCGCGCCGAGTACGAACTCTCGGTGATCAACAACATGGGCTTCCCCGACTACTTCCTGATCGTCGCGGACTACATCAACTGGGCGAAGGATCAGAACATCAGCGTGGGACCGGGGCGTGGGTCGGGCGCGGGGTCGCTGGTCGCCTACGCCATCCGCATCACCAACCTCGATCCGCTGGAGTTCGAGCTGCTGTTCGAGCGGTTCCTGAACCCCGACCGTATCTCCATGCCCGACTTCGACATCGACTTCAACGATGCGCGGCGCGGCGAAGTGATTCAGTACGTGCAGCACAAGTACGGCGACGACAAGGTCGCGCAGATCGCCACCTTCGGGACGATGGCGTCCAAGGCGTGCCTCAAGGACGTGGCGCGCGTGATGGGGCTGGAATACGCCAAGGTGGACAAGGTCAGCAAGCTCATTCCGATCAAGTTCGGCAAGAGCTATTCGCTGGAACAGGCCCGCGAGTCGGTCCCCGACATCCAGCAGATGCTGGAGGAGGACGCCCAGCTCAAGGAAGCCTACGAGTTCGCGCAGAAACTGGAAGGGTTGACCCGACACGCCTCCGTTCACGCGGCGGGCGTGGTGATCGGCAAGACGCAGCTCACCGATCTGGTGCCCGTCATGCGCGACTCTGGCGGCGAGGGCATGGTCTGCCAGTACGACATGAAGGCCGTGGAGGACATCGGCCTGATCAAGATGGACTTCCTGGGCCTGCGGACCCTCTCCTTCCTCGACGAAGCCAGGCGCATCATGCGCGAGTCGCGCGGCATCGAGATCGACTTCGACACCATCCCCTTCGACGACGAGAAGACCTTCGAGCTGCTCTCACGCGGCGACACCAAGGGCGTCTTCCAGCTCGAAGGCGCGGGCATTGCCGACGCCAGCCGCCGCCTGAAGCCCCGCCGCCTGGCAGACATCATTGCGCTCTCGGCCCTCTACCGCCCCGGCCCGATGGAGAACATCCCCACCTACGTGCGCCGCCACCACGGCGTCGAGGAGGTGGATTACGTCAAGGACGGCTTCCCCACCTCCGCCCAGTGGCTCGAAAAGATTCTGGCCGAAACCTACGGCATCCCCGTCTATCAGGAGCAGATCATGCAGATCGCTTCGGAAGTGGCCGGGTACAGCTTGGGTGGGGCGGATTTGCTGCGGCGCGCGATGGGCAAAAAAGACGCCGAGGAAATGAAGCGCCAGCGGCAACTCTTTGTCGAGGGCGCGGAAAAGAATGGCGTGCCGAAGGAAGAAGGCAACAGGCTCTTTGATTTGCTGGATGCCTTTGCGAACTACGGCTTCAATAAGAGTCATAGCGCCGCCTACGGCGTCATTACCTATCAAACGGCCTGGTTAAAAGCAAACTACCCAGTCGAATTTATGGCGGCGCTTCTAACTGTAGAACGCCGAGATTCCGATAAGGTGGCAGAATACGTCTCCGACGCCCGCAAGATGGACGTGCGGGTGCTGCCCCCAGACATCAACCGCTCCGCGCCCGACTTCGCAGTGCAGGGCGAGGAAATCCTCTTCGGCCTGTACGCCATCAAGGGGCTGGGCGAGGGTGCGGTGCAGAGGATTCTGGAGGAACGCGAGAAAAGCGGGCCGTTCAAGTCGCTGGCCGACTTCTGCTCGCGCCTGGGCAACAAGGTCTGCAACCGCAAGGCGATGGAAAGCCTGATCAAGTCAGGCGCCTTCGACCGCTTCGGGGAACGCTGCCAATTGATGGAGAGCCTGGAAGAGGCGATGGCCTGGGCACAGGGCGCGGCGGCAATGGCGAACAGCGGGATGGACGCCCTCTTTGGCATGGCGGAGACTGCTCCCGAGCCGAAACTCCGCGCGGGCGTCGAACCCTACACCGACCTCCAGCGCCTCGCCATCGAGAAGGAAGCCCTGGGCCTCTACATCAGCGGTCACCCCCTCGAACAGCATGAGGGCTTGCGCGAGGCGGCGAGTTGCCGTATCTCCGACCTCGACGCCTGGTTCCAGACGCAGAACGTGGCCCCCGGCAAGCGCGTCAAGGCCGTGCTGGCGGGCATGATCGAGAGTGTGGTCAAGAAGCCCACCAAGTCGGGCGGCATGATGGCCCGCTTCATCCTGGCCGACGAGTCCGGGCAGACCGAACTGGTCGCCTTCTCCCGCGCCTACGACCGTATCCACGAGAAGCTGGTGAACGACACGCCCGCTTTGGTGATCGTGGAACTGGAATCCGAGGACGGCGGCCTGCGCGCCATCGCGGAGGAAGTGGTCAGCGTCGAGCAACTGGGCGAGGTGCCCAAGGTCATGTACGTGACCATCGACCTGGAAACGGCCACGCCCGACGCCGTGGGCGAGTTCCAGAGCGTGCTGGACGAACACGCCGGGTCCATGCCCACCTACCTGCGCCTGGAAACCCCCGAGCAGTTCGTGGTCTACCAGCTCGATCACAACATGGGCAGCGCCGACGCCATCCGCGTGCTGAACGCCACCTTCCCCTGGGCTGACGCCTACCTCGCCTACGACCAGGGCACCATCCTGAGCCGCTTTGCGCCCAAGCCGCCCGCGTGGATGAACAAGGGGCGGGGGATGCAGGCGTGA
- a CDS encoding type IV pilus twitching motility protein PilT, translating into MSVLQALLGVMVKSGASDIHLRAGSAPAARVNGNIVRFGEDRLTHQHVEAFAREMMARPGLWEEFATRRDADFAYGVPGVARFRVNAYYQRGTVGLIMRVIEDKPIPSFAELGLPAPTFEALAAHERGLVLVTGPTGSGKTTTLASILDHINATSPVNIVTLEDPIEILHRDKQALVSQRELGTDTLSFAAGLRAAMRQDPDVILIGEMRDKETVEAALSAAQTGHLVFSTLHTLDAIRTVNRIIDFFAPHERDQIRLGLSESLVGVVSQRLLPRQGGGRVLGMEILLGTPTVRDCIKDANRTEEIKQALQEGGLRGMHTFDQHLAELVQSGLMTEEDALQAATSPHELKLALMSRQFA; encoded by the coding sequence ATGAGCGTCTTGCAGGCACTACTGGGAGTCATGGTGAAGTCGGGGGCCAGCGATATTCACCTGCGGGCCGGGAGTGCCCCCGCCGCCCGCGTGAACGGGAACATCGTGCGCTTCGGTGAGGACCGCCTGACGCATCAGCATGTCGAGGCCTTCGCCCGCGAGATGATGGCCCGGCCCGGCCTGTGGGAAGAATTCGCCACCCGCCGCGACGCCGATTTCGCTTACGGCGTGCCGGGTGTCGCCCGCTTCCGCGTGAACGCCTACTACCAGCGCGGCACGGTGGGCCTGATCATGCGCGTGATCGAGGACAAACCGATTCCCAGCTTCGCGGAACTGGGCCTGCCCGCCCCCACCTTCGAGGCCCTGGCCGCCCACGAGCGCGGGCTGGTGCTGGTGACCGGCCCGACCGGCTCCGGCAAGACCACGACCCTGGCCTCCATCCTCGACCACATCAATGCCACCAGCCCGGTCAACATCGTCACGCTGGAAGACCCCATCGAAATCCTGCACCGCGACAAGCAGGCGCTGGTGTCGCAGCGCGAACTGGGCACCGACACCCTCAGCTTCGCGGCGGGCCTGCGCGCGGCCATGCGCCAGGACCCCGACGTGATCCTGATCGGCGAGATGCGCGACAAGGAGACGGTGGAAGCCGCCCTCTCCGCCGCGCAGACCGGTCACCTGGTCTTCTCCACCCTGCACACCCTCGACGCCATCCGCACCGTGAACCGCATCATCGACTTCTTCGCGCCGCACGAACGCGACCAGATTCGCTTAGGTCTGTCGGAGAGCCTGGTGGGCGTGGTCAGCCAGCGGCTCCTGCCGCGCCAAGGCGGTGGCCGGGTGCTGGGTATGGAAATCCTGCTGGGCACCCCCACCGTCCGCGACTGTATCAAGGACGCGAACCGCACCGAGGAAATCAAGCAGGCCCTTCAGGAAGGCGGCCTGCGCGGCATGCACACCTTCGACCAGCACCTCGCCGAGCTGGTGCAGTCCGGCCTGATGACCGAGGAGGACGCCCTGCAAGCCGCCACCAGCCCCCACGAACTGAAGCTGGCGCTGATGAGTCGGCAGTTCGCGTAG
- a CDS encoding HD-GYP domain-containing protein produces the protein MNAAEQADLNALLELSGALLATQSAPEVEETLTTFSVRLLKTRYALFLRYRREQNALRVTTQAGEHAAELGVVLPRGRGLSWRAALSAEPVLHVHRDTLPPEAVLLPGSPRQSALFAPLRTAAGRLLGVLTVGRIAPDFTLREETLLATFANAGTVTLERIYQAARAAATREGVLLALGLALEARDYETQGHTGRTVALAERLGCALGLEEESLDALRQGAYLHDVGKLSVPDDVLLKPGPLDPAEWTLMQEHVLTGEALVRHVPTVPPDALAVIRSHHERWDGRGYPDGLQGEAVPLLARIFAVVDVFDALTHARPYHAARSVPEALALIRAEAGQQFDPAVVRAFLKLFPAQPSGGVGAGRER, from the coding sequence GTGAACGCCGCCGAGCAGGCCGACCTCAACGCGCTGCTGGAACTGAGCGGGGCGCTGCTCGCCACGCAGTCGGCCCCCGAGGTCGAGGAGACGCTGACCACGTTCAGCGTGAGGCTGCTGAAGACCCGCTACGCGCTGTTCCTGCGTTACCGGCGCGAGCAGAACGCGCTGCGGGTGACCACCCAGGCGGGCGAGCACGCGGCGGAGCTGGGGGTGGTGCTGCCGCGTGGGCGGGGGCTGTCCTGGCGGGCGGCGCTGTCGGCGGAGCCGGTGCTGCACGTGCACCGGGACACCCTGCCGCCCGAGGCGGTCCTGCTGCCCGGCTCACCCCGGCAGTCGGCCCTCTTCGCGCCGCTGCGGACGGCGGCCGGGCGCCTGCTGGGGGTCCTGACGGTCGGGCGGATCGCGCCGGACTTCACGCTGCGGGAGGAGACGCTGCTGGCGACCTTCGCCAACGCCGGGACCGTCACCCTGGAACGCATCTACCAGGCGGCCCGCGCCGCCGCGACCCGCGAGGGGGTCCTGCTGGCCCTGGGCCTCGCGCTGGAGGCCCGCGACTACGAGACGCAGGGGCATACCGGCCGCACGGTGGCGCTCGCCGAGCGGCTGGGGTGCGCGCTGGGGCTGGAGGAGGAGAGCCTGGACGCCCTGCGCCAGGGGGCCTACCTGCACGATGTCGGCAAGCTCAGCGTGCCCGACGACGTGCTGCTCAAGCCTGGCCCGCTGGACCCCGCCGAGTGGACGCTGATGCAGGAACATGTCCTGACCGGCGAGGCCCTGGTGCGGCACGTCCCGACCGTGCCCCCGGACGCGCTGGCCGTGATCCGCTCACACCACGAACGCTGGGACGGCCGGGGCTACCCCGACGGCCTCCAGGGCGAGGCGGTTCCACTGCTGGCCCGCATTTTCGCGGTGGTGGACGTGTTCGACGCCCTGACCCACGCCCGGCCCTACCACGCGGCCCGCAGCGTCCCCGAGGCGCTGGCCCTGATCCGCGCCGAGGCGGGCCAGCAGTTCGACCCGGCGGTGGTCCGGGCCTTCCTGAAGCTGTTCCCGGCCCAGCCGAGCGGCGGCGTCGGGGCCGGACGGGAACGCTGA
- the cobA gene encoding uroporphyrinogen-III C-methyltransferase, translating into MTADASARTSSAPTSSRAFVSLIGAGPGDPGLLTLRGAEALRQADAVLFDYLANPELLRFCPQAETIYVGKKGFSEYISQEQINALIVQKAREGGGKRVARLKGGDVFVFGRGGEEAEACAQAGIPFEIVPGVTSAIAAPAYAGIPVTHREAARSFAVLTGNTREGGAHYEKLSGVDTLVLLMGVRNLEQISADLIAAGRDPQTPAATVQWGTTPRQRVATGTLATIAQAVREAGLEAPAVTVVGEVARLRDTLRWFDTSPAFGGSLAGRTVAVTRTRDGASALSDLLRARGASVLEVPLIRFADTGDEAALHARLRDLSGVAWLLLTSNQAVTALFTHLTRLGLDARHLAGVRIAAVGPSTARSLLERGVRADFVPRAPGARHLGAELPARPGEVALHLTSQVAEDELERGLTARGLRFERAELYRTEPAALSEPARERLRQADVVTLASGSAARHLAALAGTGFPVAAMGPQTAEAARAAGFTRVTVAQEATLEALADAAAQASEAVTSPAAP; encoded by the coding sequence ATGACCGCTGACGCTTCTGCCCGGACCTCTTCGGCGCCGACCTCCTCCCGCGCGTTCGTGTCCCTGATCGGGGCGGGGCCGGGCGATCCGGGCCTGCTGACGCTCCGGGGGGCCGAGGCGCTGCGGCAGGCGGACGCAGTGCTGTTCGACTACCTGGCGAATCCCGAGCTGCTGCGCTTCTGCCCGCAGGCGGAGACGATCTACGTGGGCAAGAAGGGCTTTTCCGAGTACATCTCCCAGGAGCAGATCAACGCGCTGATCGTGCAGAAGGCGCGGGAGGGCGGCGGCAAGCGGGTCGCGCGGCTCAAGGGCGGGGACGTGTTCGTGTTCGGGCGCGGCGGCGAGGAGGCCGAGGCGTGCGCGCAGGCGGGGATTCCCTTCGAGATCGTGCCGGGCGTGACCAGCGCCATCGCCGCCCCCGCCTACGCCGGGATTCCCGTCACCCACCGCGAGGCCGCGCGCAGTTTCGCGGTGCTGACCGGCAACACGCGGGAGGGCGGCGCGCACTACGAGAAACTCTCGGGGGTGGATACGCTGGTGCTGCTGATGGGGGTGCGGAACCTCGAGCAGATCAGCGCGGACCTGATCGCGGCGGGCCGTGACCCCCAGACGCCCGCCGCGACCGTCCAGTGGGGCACCACCCCGCGGCAGCGCGTGGCGACCGGCACTCTGGCCACCATCGCGCAGGCCGTGCGGGAGGCCGGGCTGGAAGCGCCCGCCGTAACGGTCGTGGGCGAGGTCGCCCGGTTGCGGGACACGCTGCGCTGGTTCGACACGTCGCCCGCGTTCGGCGGTTCCCTGGCGGGCCGGACGGTGGCCGTGACCCGCACGCGCGACGGGGCGAGCGCCCTCTCGGACCTGCTGCGGGCGCGGGGAGCCTCCGTGCTGGAGGTGCCCCTGATCCGCTTCGCGGACACCGGGGACGAGGCGGCCCTGCATGCCCGCCTGCGCGACCTGAGCGGGGTGGCCTGGCTGCTCCTGACCAGCAATCAGGCAGTCACGGCGCTGTTCACGCACCTCACGCGCCTGGGACTGGACGCGCGGCACCTGGCGGGCGTGCGGATCGCGGCGGTCGGCCCCAGCACGGCCCGCTCCCTGCTGGAACGGGGCGTCCGGGCGGACTTCGTGCCCCGGGCGCCGGGGGCGCGGCATCTGGGCGCCGAACTGCCTGCCCGCCCCGGCGAGGTGGCCCTGCACCTCACCAGCCAGGTGGCCGAAGACGAGCTGGAGCGCGGGCTGACGGCGCGCGGCCTCCGCTTTGAGCGCGCCGAACTGTACCGCACCGAACCGGCGGCCCTGAGCGAACCCGCGCGGGAGCGGCTGCGGCAGGCCGACGTGGTGACCCTCGCCTCGGGCAGCGCCGCAAGGCACCTCGCGGCCCTCGCTGGGACGGGCTTCCCGGTCGCCGCGATGGGGCCGCAGACCGCCGAGGCCGCGCGCGCCGCCGGATTCACCCGCGTGACCGTCGCGCAGGAGGCGACGCTGGAAGCTCTGGCCGACGCCGCCGCGCAGGCCAGCGAAGCGGTCACGTCGCCCGCCGCACCTTGA
- a CDS encoding precorrin-2 dehydrogenase/sirohydrochlorin ferrochelatase family protein, with translation MSLAAFLDLRGEAALVVGGGPVALRRTRTLLEAGLHVTVVAPELHPDFAALPVQVERRPYTPADVRGVRLVVAATDRAEVNDAVTADARAVGALVNHAGDAARGTLRFPALVRRGGVQVAVSSGRELPLLAQALVERAGALLPQEGTVKAWAARRERALTLAPAEREHELAGLRADIRAALGLPAQVGGAA, from the coding sequence ATGAGTCTGGCGGCCTTCCTCGATCTGCGCGGTGAGGCGGCGCTGGTGGTCGGGGGGGGCCCGGTCGCGCTGCGCCGCACCCGCACGCTGCTGGAAGCAGGCCTGCACGTCACGGTCGTCGCGCCCGAACTGCACCCCGACTTCGCCGCGCTGCCCGTCCAGGTCGAGCGCCGCCCCTACACCCCGGCCGACGTGCGGGGCGTCCGGCTGGTCGTCGCGGCGACGGACCGCGCGGAGGTGAACGACGCGGTGACCGCCGATGCCCGCGCGGTCGGTGCGCTGGTCAACCACGCGGGCGACGCGGCGCGCGGCACCCTGCGGTTCCCGGCGCTGGTCCGGCGCGGCGGCGTGCAGGTCGCGGTGAGCAGCGGGCGGGAGCTGCCGCTGCTCGCGCAGGCCCTCGTGGAGCGGGCCGGGGCGCTGCTGCCCCAGGAAGGCACCGTGAAGGCCTGGGCCGCCCGGCGCGAACGCGCGCTGACCCTCGCGCCTGCCGAACGGGAACACGAACTCGCGGGCCTGCGCGCCGACATCCGCGCGGCGCTGGGCCTGCCCGCCCAGGTCGGAGGAGCCGCATGA